One window from the genome of Paenibacillus azoreducens encodes:
- a CDS encoding FtsX-like permease family protein, with the protein MNLLGIAWKFFKLKKGRSFFSVLGISLGIMMLIISQILLFTVEKSNEATVRQKYGNFDMLVGYQTNKQYLAQEDLAFINNIPGVIQSSSLLYPYLVKDKSQSELLDMPVYVGLKNDSLSKELPFHHIGEGAFPKENEVVLSQSYLKSNGLNIGSIIDLPFPPNGTKQVKISGTFNQSEKLDYYALFNYDWLSQVTSNENKATVAMLKLSDPSEITEITYELKDRFSDIFIDARQEMVKAKENIGGLKPFIQILTIGSLIGSILIVISTLQMAVQERQRDLATLRLLGAQKSHLFILILFESLIIGILAGVASTLIGVQAASLSKEFVEQLMQVQISEVVVPWNQVMTSAVIGVLLTVLAGLIPAYSATKLPPIAAYRQSAEPLERINPFITAAGLILFVVSSFITCLNYFYFHGSSRTYLFAGIMFLISMFLNIPIVILSTAKLFSFITQPFLGSEGYISGKNVLRQLKRSIQITSILVLALSVGFTGSMLFHSVVVQAEESIRNEHLTDYTIRSSESSLEPGYPAELAEQLQQIHGVESIAVPTSLFGLTLNLNQEYAAKNWNGQFHQINGHKQAQISLGAIDMETANRFKPIKVLEGTISQNALRDNGVVITKEVKDIGYKLGDTIQIGRFDDVQKGAKGHSFKVVGVIENIPILPTEEFKIYTDASNLEKYFGINKLQQIQYNITLKDQTETIQNQVETLLKDPRFSTTMLYDKTKELEQLRTEATQRMLILLIVVVLMTCIAIIGLMNSMASSLQERKREFAVLRAIGSRRKQVIRLALFEGMIITISGGVIGIISGVGLGYQILAALEAEYYIFPLSLIVIGLCASPIIGILAALSPSLWLAKLKLMQTLRAD; encoded by the coding sequence ATGAACTTATTAGGTATAGCATGGAAGTTTTTTAAGTTAAAAAAAGGGCGAAGCTTCTTTTCGGTCTTAGGCATTTCTTTGGGTATCATGATGCTGATTATTTCACAGATTCTATTGTTCACGGTAGAAAAATCGAATGAAGCAACTGTGAGACAAAAGTACGGAAATTTCGATATGTTAGTCGGTTATCAAACGAATAAACAGTATTTAGCGCAAGAGGACCTTGCATTCATTAACAATATTCCCGGAGTCATCCAAAGCAGTTCGTTGTTATACCCTTATCTAGTAAAAGATAAGTCTCAATCGGAACTTCTGGATATGCCGGTATATGTCGGGTTGAAAAATGATTCGCTATCCAAAGAACTTCCGTTCCACCACATCGGAGAAGGAGCGTTCCCTAAAGAAAATGAAGTCGTATTATCCCAAAGCTACTTGAAATCGAACGGGTTGAATATCGGATCGATCATTGATTTACCATTTCCCCCTAACGGTACAAAACAAGTAAAAATATCAGGCACATTCAATCAAAGCGAAAAGCTGGACTATTATGCCTTATTCAATTACGACTGGTTAAGTCAAGTAACCTCAAACGAAAATAAAGCTACGGTAGCTATGCTGAAGCTGTCCGATCCCTCCGAAATAACTGAAATTACATATGAATTAAAGGATCGGTTTTCGGATATTTTTATTGACGCACGTCAAGAGATGGTTAAAGCAAAGGAAAACATCGGAGGTTTAAAGCCTTTCATTCAAATTCTGACCATTGGATCGTTAATCGGAAGTATATTGATTGTTATCAGCACTTTGCAAATGGCGGTACAAGAACGCCAAAGGGACCTTGCAACCTTAAGGCTATTAGGGGCGCAAAAATCGCATCTCTTTATCCTCATTTTATTTGAATCGCTAATCATCGGTATTCTTGCTGGGGTCGCAAGCACCCTAATCGGAGTACAAGCTGCATCGCTATCCAAAGAGTTTGTGGAGCAACTGATGCAGGTACAGATTTCTGAGGTCGTAGTCCCGTGGAATCAAGTGATGACGAGTGCTGTGATCGGGGTGTTGTTAACCGTTTTGGCCGGTCTTATCCCTGCATACAGTGCAACCAAACTGCCGCCTATTGCAGCTTATCGCCAAAGCGCTGAACCATTAGAGCGTATAAATCCCTTCATTACAGCAGCAGGGTTAATCCTTTTTGTTGTATCGAGCTTCATCACTTGCTTGAATTACTTTTACTTCCACGGATCAAGTCGGACATATTTGTTCGCAGGAATCATGTTTTTAATTTCGATGTTTCTGAACATTCCTATCGTTATACTTAGTACGGCCAAACTATTTTCTTTTATTACACAACCATTCCTAGGTTCGGAAGGATATATTTCGGGGAAAAATGTTCTTAGGCAATTGAAACGAAGCATTCAAATTACAAGCATCTTGGTATTAGCCCTTTCCGTAGGATTCACCGGATCGATGTTATTTCATTCTGTTGTTGTTCAAGCAGAAGAATCCATTCGGAACGAGCACCTTACCGATTATACAATCCGGTCTAGTGAATCCTCGCTGGAACCGGGATATCCAGCAGAGCTTGCTGAACAATTGCAGCAAATTCATGGAGTTGAATCCATCGCAGTTCCAACGTCCTTGTTTGGTCTTACGTTAAACTTAAACCAAGAATATGCTGCAAAGAATTGGAATGGTCAATTTCATCAAATCAATGGGCATAAGCAAGCACAAATCAGTCTGGGCGCAATCGATATGGAGACAGCCAATCGTTTTAAGCCAATCAAGGTATTGGAAGGCACAATTAGCCAAAACGCTTTGCGGGATAACGGAGTCGTCATAACCAAAGAAGTCAAGGATATTGGATATAAGCTGGGAGATACAATTCAAATCGGGAGATTTGATGATGTGCAAAAAGGAGCTAAAGGTCATTCCTTTAAAGTCGTCGGCGTTATCGAGAACATCCCTATTTTGCCTACAGAAGAGTTTAAGATTTATACGGATGCTTCTAATTTGGAAAAATATTTTGGCATAAACAAGCTTCAGCAAATTCAGTACAATATCACCCTAAAAGATCAAACGGAAACCATTCAAAATCAGGTTGAGACCCTTTTAAAGGATCCACGTTTCTCCACCACCATGCTATACGATAAGACCAAAGAACTTGAACAATTAAGGACGGAAGCAACTCAACGTATGCTGATCCTTCTCATTGTCGTCGTCTTAATGACATGCATCGCCATCATCGGGTTGATGAACAGCATGGCCAGCAGCCTGCAAGAGCGCAAACGTGAATTCGCTGTATTAAGAGCCATTGGCAGCAGAAGAAAACAAGTCATACGTTTAGCTCTATTCGAAGGAATGATCATTACGATATCCGGCGGGGTAATCGGTATTATTTCCGGAGTTGGTTTAGGCTATCAAATTTTGGCCGCTTTAGAAGCGGAGTATTATATCTTCCCTCTATCGCTTATTGTTATCGGATTATGTGCAAGTCCAATCATCGGTATATTGGCAGCTTTATCGCCTTCTCTATGGCTGGCAAAGTTGAAATTGATGCAAACTTTACGAGCGGATTAA
- a CDS encoding ABC transporter ATP-binding protein, with protein MTLMLEAKSIEKTYGSGDQRFYALRNIDVGVKKGEFVAIMGASGSGKSTLLNVLSGLDKPTKGEVWIAGHNLAAASDAELTKIRSENIGFIFQFFNLIPVLTAEENVSLPVLLSRKDQTKAKKKAKKLLDLVGIGHLAGTRPANMSGGQQQRVAIARALMTEPKIILADEPTGSLDSKTSKDILEILRYFCDNLNHSMIMVTHDANVASYAHRIVFMEDGQLVNELILKDRHLDRRQIIIEITNRIEGITA; from the coding sequence ATGACACTCATGCTAGAAGCAAAGTCGATAGAAAAAACTTACGGTTCAGGCGATCAACGGTTTTACGCTTTGAGAAATATTGATGTCGGGGTCAAGAAAGGTGAATTTGTAGCTATTATGGGAGCCAGCGGTTCAGGCAAATCAACCTTGTTAAATGTATTGTCCGGTTTGGACAAACCAACCAAGGGAGAAGTTTGGATTGCCGGCCATAATCTTGCAGCAGCCAGTGATGCTGAATTAACGAAGATACGCTCCGAAAATATAGGGTTTATTTTTCAATTCTTTAACCTGATTCCTGTATTAACCGCAGAAGAAAACGTATCGCTGCCGGTACTTCTCTCCAGAAAAGATCAGACAAAAGCGAAAAAGAAAGCAAAAAAATTATTGGATTTGGTCGGGATTGGGCATTTAGCGGGTACTCGCCCCGCAAATATGTCCGGCGGGCAGCAGCAGCGTGTAGCGATTGCAAGAGCGTTAATGACAGAGCCCAAAATTATCCTTGCGGACGAACCAACGGGCAGTCTGGATTCCAAAACCAGTAAAGATATCCTTGAGATTTTGCGATATTTCTGCGACAACCTCAACCACTCGATGATTATGGTCACGCATGATGCCAATGTAGCCTCCTATGCGCATCGTATCGTTTTTATGGAAGACGGCCAATTGGTCAATGAGCTCATTCTGAAGGACAGACATCTGGATCGTAGACAGATCATCATCGAAATAACGAATCGTATTGAGGGGATTACAGCATGA
- a CDS encoding MarR family transcriptional regulator, giving the protein MDTASKNKTAIHEFFIQFLEQKEQYETRITATYLEDIRKHIESDFSLNMTELHTIACIGEQEPINVTSIAEKINLSKGNTSKIANKLLKAGWVRKAQLNDNKKEVYFRLTPVGKKLFAAHDELHTKEKQRMYEFLERYNERELEFIKQLFEDMVDFYR; this is encoded by the coding sequence ATGGATACTGCCAGTAAGAACAAAACCGCCATTCATGAATTTTTCATTCAGTTTCTTGAGCAAAAAGAGCAATATGAAACCCGAATAACTGCCACATACCTGGAGGATATCCGGAAGCATATTGAATCGGATTTCAGCTTGAATATGACGGAACTGCACACCATTGCGTGTATCGGAGAGCAGGAGCCGATCAATGTCACTTCCATCGCGGAAAAGATAAATTTAAGCAAAGGGAATACCTCCAAGATCGCAAATAAATTACTAAAGGCAGGTTGGGTGCGAAAAGCCCAACTCAACGATAACAAAAAGGAAGTGTATTTTCGGCTAACGCCTGTCGGCAAAAAGCTATTTGCTGCTCATGATGAGCTCCATACGAAGGAAAAGCAAAGAATGTACGAATTTTTGGAAAGATACAACGAACGAGAGCTTGAATTTATCAAACAGCTGTTTGAAGATATGGTTGACTTCTATCGCTAA
- a CDS encoding response regulator transcription factor translates to MMAETILIADDEIEIVDLLRDFLEIDGYQVLTAYNGKEALEIVKAEEVDCILLDIMMPYMDGFTVCRELRKISDVPVLFLSAKQEDVDKIRGLNLGADDYIVKSATPGEIVARIKAVHRRVKAHHTKERHENNHIMEFGGLRIDTRAREVWKDDRLITLTFKEYDLLTFLAAHPKQVFTHDQLISKVWGDDYGDSHSVRVFVARIRDKIEDCPARPQWIHTVWGIGYKFERASRHEE, encoded by the coding sequence ATGATGGCGGAAACTATTTTGATTGCAGATGATGAAATTGAGATTGTTGATTTGTTGAGAGATTTCTTAGAGATCGACGGATATCAGGTGCTTACGGCTTATAACGGAAAAGAAGCGTTGGAAATCGTGAAAGCTGAAGAAGTGGATTGTATTCTACTGGATATCATGATGCCTTACATGGACGGATTTACGGTATGTAGAGAGTTACGCAAAATAAGCGATGTCCCAGTCTTGTTTCTAAGTGCGAAGCAAGAGGATGTTGATAAAATTAGAGGCTTGAACCTTGGTGCAGATGATTATATTGTCAAATCGGCTACGCCTGGGGAAATTGTTGCTAGAATCAAGGCGGTGCACAGGAGAGTCAAAGCCCATCATACGAAGGAGAGGCACGAGAATAACCATATCATGGAATTTGGAGGACTGAGGATCGATACTAGAGCCCGTGAAGTATGGAAGGACGATAGACTGATTACATTGACCTTCAAGGAGTATGATCTGCTCACGTTCCTTGCTGCGCATCCCAAGCAAGTATTCACCCATGATCAGTTGATCAGTAAAGTGTGGGGAGACGACTATGGTGATTCCCATTCCGTTAGAGTGTTTGTAGCAAGAATCCGGGATAAAATCGAAGATTGTCCGGCACGCCCGCAGTGGATTCATACAGTTTGGGGAATTGGCTACAAGTTCGAAAGGGCATCTAGACATGAAGAGTAA
- a CDS encoding monooxygenase, translating to MKYEVILIGGGPVGMMLAGELALAGVKVCVIERLKETTPYSRALTVHPRTLEILDMRGVKSKLISKGRLLSRGHFAGLETPLDFSALDSSSNHTLFLPQSETEKVLEEWALNLGAEVWREVEALSVHQDEDGVDVKIAGPNGETTLRSAYVVGTDGARSLVRKHANISFEGTDATFTAILGDAVLSDLAPMSVISRITEKGLVSIMPINDHMYRVLIIDMERRNISKDEPVTLEEFRSSIIRTTGSDLGLNDVKWMSRFGNATRQAGRYRNGRLFLAGDSAHIHFPAGGQGMNVGLQEAMNLGWKLAGAIKGWAPDWLLDSYHTERFPWNTALLRNTEVQTLLLDVTPPITELRSMLANLIQIPEANYQIAAQISAIDVHYAPDAEAPSHPLNGKRFKDLSLKLKDGQLINSYQLLHKGTFLLLHLHSNEQNSGQWETYSNLQVVHASLAEADADWNDVHTALIRPDGHIAWAISQSDPNPMQTINEGITRWCGNTTD from the coding sequence ATGAAATATGAAGTCATCCTTATCGGTGGCGGACCTGTCGGCATGATGTTGGCTGGAGAATTGGCATTAGCCGGTGTAAAGGTCTGCGTCATTGAGCGATTAAAAGAGACAACTCCATATTCACGTGCGCTTACAGTACATCCACGAACCCTTGAAATATTGGATATGCGTGGAGTGAAATCAAAATTAATCAGTAAAGGCCGCTTACTTTCGAGAGGGCATTTTGCCGGATTAGAAACTCCTTTGGATTTCTCGGCGTTGGACTCTTCCTCCAATCACACTCTCTTTTTACCGCAGAGTGAGACGGAGAAGGTGCTGGAGGAATGGGCTCTTAACCTTGGCGCAGAGGTCTGGAGAGAGGTTGAGGCTCTATCTGTGCATCAGGATGAGGATGGGGTCGACGTTAAGATCGCCGGACCTAATGGAGAAACAACGTTAAGATCTGCTTATGTGGTAGGTACGGACGGAGCCAGAAGTTTGGTTCGCAAACATGCAAATATATCATTTGAAGGTACAGACGCGACCTTCACGGCTATTCTGGGGGATGCCGTTCTATCTGATTTGGCTCCTATGAGTGTCATATCCCGGATTACAGAAAAAGGTTTGGTCAGCATCATGCCGATCAATGATCATATGTATCGGGTCTTAATTATCGATATGGAGAGACGTAACATCTCTAAGGATGAGCCCGTTACATTGGAAGAGTTTCGTTCATCGATCATCCGTACGACCGGAAGCGACCTGGGATTGAACGATGTGAAATGGATGTCCCGTTTCGGAAATGCGACGCGGCAAGCGGGACGCTATCGGAATGGTCGATTGTTTTTGGCGGGAGATTCGGCGCACATTCATTTTCCGGCTGGTGGACAGGGAATGAACGTCGGCTTACAAGAAGCGATGAACTTAGGCTGGAAGCTTGCAGGAGCAATCAAAGGCTGGGCTCCGGACTGGCTATTAGACAGTTATCATACCGAACGTTTCCCATGGAATACGGCCTTGCTCCGGAATACCGAGGTCCAAACCCTGCTTCTGGACGTGACTCCTCCCATCACGGAACTGCGAAGCATGCTGGCTAATCTGATTCAAATACCGGAGGCTAATTATCAGATCGCTGCGCAAATTTCCGCAATTGATGTACATTATGCTCCCGACGCCGAAGCGCCTTCCCATCCTTTAAACGGGAAACGATTCAAGGATCTCAGCTTAAAGCTGAAAGACGGGCAATTGATTAACTCCTATCAGCTCCTGCACAAAGGTACTTTTCTTCTGTTGCATTTGCATTCTAATGAACAGAATAGCGGTCAATGGGAAACGTATAGCAACCTTCAAGTTGTACATGCATCTTTGGCTGAGGCAGACGCGGATTGGAACGACGTCCACACGGCACTTATTCGGCCGGATGGACATATTGCCTGGGCGATTTCTCAATCAGATCCGAATCCAATGCAAACAATAAATGAAGGAATCACTCGCTGGTGCGGAAACACTACGGATTAG
- a CDS encoding WYL domain-containing protein, producing the protein MKESNYHFIEDMKEHQDGLDVVLRVRQMDELLQWVLGWGAGLIVLEPESFRNRIREEAQKIPKRY; encoded by the coding sequence GTGAAGGAGTCGAACTATCATTTCATAGAGGATATGAAAGAGCATCAAGATGGATTGGATGTGGTCTTACGCGTTCGTCAGATGGATGAATTGCTGCAATGGGTGCTTGGCTGGGGAGCGGGCTTAATAGTGTTGGAACCCGAATCTTTCCGAAATCGGATTCGTGAGGAAGCCCAAAAAATTCCAAAACGCTACTGA
- a CDS encoding VOC family protein, whose amino-acid sequence MNFASVRIITDDVDRLVEFYEKVMGVSAERPAPVFAELVVPSCTLAIGHSQTAQLIGAGSVVGANNRTVIIEFRVDDVEAEYVRLKPFVDDWVKEPTTMPWGNRSMLFRDPDGNLLNLFEPVTEDAIKRFRGRH is encoded by the coding sequence ATGAATTTCGCTTCTGTACGCATCATTACTGACGACGTGGATCGTCTCGTCGAGTTCTATGAGAAAGTCATGGGGGTTTCGGCGGAGCGACCCGCGCCCGTATTTGCCGAACTCGTTGTGCCATCATGCACCCTTGCAATCGGCCACTCCCAGACGGCGCAGCTAATCGGCGCCGGTTCCGTAGTGGGGGCCAACAATCGCACTGTCATTATTGAGTTCCGCGTCGACGATGTCGAGGCCGAATATGTGCGATTGAAGCCATTTGTCGATGATTGGGTAAAGGAACCGACCACGATGCCGTGGGGGAACCGTTCTATGCTGTTCCGCGATCCCGACGGCAACCTTCTTAACCTTTTCGAGCCGGTGACCGAGGATGCGATTAAACGGTTTAGAGGCAGACATTGA
- a CDS encoding RidA family protein encodes MEIVNPKTLTEKVTSVISHVVVTTASKLAFISGQVSVDETGALVGSGDYYAQAIQVFTNLKYALEAVRADPLYIAKMNIFVVNHNPELISIIFDAGFHVFGRNWPKTASTYIGVQALADPEWLIEIDAIVIFP; translated from the coding sequence ATGGAAATCGTGAATCCAAAGACATTGACGGAAAAAGTTACATCTGTAATTTCTCATGTCGTGGTAACTACTGCCTCTAAACTGGCCTTCATCTCAGGTCAGGTTTCTGTAGATGAAACAGGAGCATTGGTCGGTTCAGGGGACTATTACGCGCAAGCGATTCAAGTGTTCACCAATCTTAAGTATGCATTGGAAGCCGTGCGAGCGGATCCATTGTACATTGCAAAAATGAATATTTTTGTGGTAAACCACAACCCGGAATTGATTTCGATTATTTTTGACGCCGGATTTCATGTGTTTGGCCGTAACTGGCCGAAGACAGCAAGTACCTATATAGGCGTTCAAGCACTAGCCGATCCTGAATGGCTTATCGAAATAGACGCTATCGTTATCTTCCCATAA
- a CDS encoding sensor histidine kinase has product MKSKPSIRQWLIIILLLLTCIPFLGTKLAAHLYHQYAQPTQTQDPALHGSINDQDWIEKAVLTKPELWNDKEWGSKIEADLANKGIALILLDSKHQPVFTNAKISDEAIVHEKESYRIQISKSAFEQQDIRRDGKYVGTALIRYRPPHAAGVSNDPKMMSIEEWGGIIVWISLFLLVLLGCAIITNRTILRPLHLLEQAALLFSRKQFTAKLPSSPVKEINEVANGFQFMQQELQKLSVSQTQMEEDRKMFIASIVHDLRTPIFSIRGYLEGLERGVAQTPDKQKKYIEICKQKAELLEELVFNLFQYVKLDFLGIKPTFQNVEIEGLIQTVMDGYALDFGKKDIASTLDISDRPIMVQGSSFLLTRAIDNLISNALRHTPNKGSVTIVLKKNVDEITITIQDSGEGIPEDVLPHIFKPLYRGEHSRNRKTGGAGLGLTIARQIFVLHGGDLTAANGPEGGAVFVGRIPIR; this is encoded by the coding sequence ATGAAGAGTAAACCTTCCATCCGGCAATGGTTAATTATTATTTTGCTGTTATTAACCTGCATTCCGTTTCTAGGCACCAAGCTTGCGGCTCATCTATATCATCAATACGCTCAGCCCACACAGACACAGGATCCCGCCTTACATGGCAGCATAAATGATCAGGATTGGATCGAAAAGGCGGTTCTTACGAAACCGGAACTGTGGAATGATAAGGAATGGGGGAGTAAAATTGAAGCGGATTTAGCGAACAAAGGGATCGCACTTATTTTACTCGATTCCAAGCATCAACCGGTATTTACGAATGCAAAAATATCTGACGAAGCCATTGTTCATGAGAAAGAGAGTTATCGTATCCAAATATCCAAATCAGCTTTTGAACAACAAGACATTCGTCGAGACGGAAAGTATGTGGGTACAGCTTTGATTCGATATCGTCCTCCTCATGCAGCGGGTGTTTCAAATGATCCCAAGATGATGTCTATTGAGGAGTGGGGAGGAATTATCGTTTGGATTTCTTTATTTTTGCTTGTTTTGTTAGGCTGCGCTATCATTACCAATCGGACGATTTTGAGGCCTCTTCATTTGTTGGAACAGGCCGCGTTATTATTTTCGCGCAAGCAGTTCACAGCTAAATTGCCGTCTTCGCCGGTGAAAGAAATCAATGAAGTCGCGAATGGGTTCCAATTTATGCAGCAGGAGCTGCAAAAGCTATCCGTATCCCAAACTCAGATGGAAGAAGACCGCAAAATGTTTATCGCGTCCATTGTGCATGACCTACGCACGCCTATATTTTCGATACGTGGTTACTTGGAAGGATTGGAACGGGGAGTAGCTCAAACACCGGACAAACAGAAAAAATATATTGAGATTTGTAAACAGAAAGCGGAGTTGTTGGAAGAGTTGGTTTTTAATTTATTTCAATATGTCAAACTTGACTTTTTAGGCATAAAACCAACATTTCAGAACGTTGAAATCGAGGGTCTGATTCAAACTGTAATGGACGGTTATGCGCTTGATTTTGGTAAGAAAGATATTGCTTCTACATTAGATATATCTGACCGCCCTATTATGGTGCAAGGGAGCAGCTTTTTATTGACGAGAGCGATAGATAATCTCATAAGTAATGCATTAAGGCATACCCCGAATAAAGGCTCTGTTACAATCGTTTTAAAAAAGAATGTAGACGAAATCACCATTACGATTCAAGACAGCGGAGAAGGCATTCCGGAAGATGTATTGCCTCATATATTCAAACCGTTATATCGCGGGGAGCACTCCCGTAATCGTAAAACAGGAGGAGCGGGTCTTGGATTAACGATAGCCAGGCAGATTTTCGTCTTGCACGGTGGCGATCTGACGGCTGCGAATGGTCCTGAAGGCGGTGCCGTATTCGTTGGGCGAATTCCGATTCGTTAA
- a CDS encoding AraC family transcriptional regulator yields MEALKLLRQAIDYVEEHLNSPIEIEDIAKAAMSSRYHFQRMFHSLTGFTVTEYVRNRRLTLAAEDLAATDFKIIDIALKYAYESPEAFTKAFQRLHGVTPLAAKKGNVKLKAFPRLSFQIQIKGETEMNYRITEEKALTVVGKDFIILKDAYKEVPGFVEDIWKNGTHDQINMVVGKPAGTLLYGYYFDFNEDGTKRYMMGAELQEDSGALEGLTVLHVPNQTYAVFDSRESIPDDVEIGLEIQNVWKRIYSEWFPSSNFEQVEGPCIEKYYWADNTQTDSICEVWIPVRKKE; encoded by the coding sequence ATGGAGGCGCTTAAGTTGCTTCGGCAAGCGATAGACTACGTGGAGGAACATCTAAACTCGCCTATCGAGATTGAAGATATCGCAAAAGCTGCAATGTCGTCCCGATATCATTTTCAGCGCATGTTCCATTCATTGACGGGCTTCACCGTTACGGAGTATGTGCGGAACAGAAGGCTAACGCTTGCAGCGGAAGACCTTGCAGCGACAGACTTTAAAATCATCGATATTGCATTAAAGTATGCTTATGAGAGCCCGGAAGCGTTCACCAAAGCCTTTCAGCGGTTGCATGGGGTGACACCGCTGGCAGCGAAGAAAGGAAATGTGAAGCTAAAGGCGTTCCCTCGTCTCTCCTTTCAAATTCAGATTAAAGGGGAAACCGAAATGAACTATCGCATTACAGAGGAAAAGGCTTTAACGGTGGTTGGAAAGGATTTTATCATTCTGAAAGATGCTTACAAAGAAGTACCTGGGTTCGTCGAGGACATTTGGAAGAACGGCACACATGACCAGATTAACATGGTAGTAGGAAAACCAGCAGGGACTTTGTTGTACGGTTATTACTTTGATTTTAACGAGGATGGAACGAAACGTTATATGATGGGTGCCGAACTGCAGGAAGATAGTGGGGCACTAGAGGGACTTACTGTTCTACACGTACCTAACCAAACTTATGCCGTATTTGACAGCAGGGAATCTATTCCAGATGACGTAGAAATAGGTTTGGAAATTCAGAATGTGTGGAAACGTATATACTCTGAATGGTTTCCATCTTCAAACTTCGAACAAGTGGAAGGGCCTTGTATAGAAAAATACTACTGGGCTGATAATACACAAACAGATAGTATATGTGAGGTGTGGATTCCAGTTAGGAAAAAGGAATAA
- a CDS encoding serine hydrolase domain-containing protein, which translates to MDLGVAIKENIFESLNQYVFETMNVISASAAAVLIIQNDIIVNEWYCGYHDNTENSRKIDERSQFNIGSIRKTYLGLAISLALFEGRIKSLNDFVSDYLDDLDEEIITGTTIRHLLTHTHGLYSPSRRMFPAGTDWKYNNAGVNLLIRIVQKAFGRPLAAVIEEKVLAPYGLSETGWRKENRENLVWVNETYAGEQGGEANLFVSTRELGLWGYLHLTKGYFQGKQILPESIFEEVVKIITPTTLDETLPRNGFFWWVQDRSRNMSELGGQLPKGSFQSLGIFGNAVLVIPEFNAVAVRMLNQTERNPAGYDYLRDIQTFGNIVSKCILSQKN; encoded by the coding sequence ATGGATTTAGGAGTAGCAATTAAAGAAAACATATTTGAAAGCCTTAATCAATACGTATTTGAAACAATGAATGTGATTTCCGCATCGGCTGCAGCTGTGTTGATTATTCAAAACGACATTATCGTTAACGAATGGTACTGTGGCTATCATGACAACACAGAAAATAGCCGAAAAATTGATGAAAGGTCACAATTTAATATTGGATCGATCCGAAAGACATATTTAGGATTAGCTATAAGTCTTGCTCTTTTTGAAGGAAGGATTAAAAGTCTCAACGATTTTGTTTCTGATTATCTTGATGATCTGGACGAAGAAATAATAACGGGCACAACCATTCGTCATCTGTTAACACATACACACGGTTTATATAGCCCTTCGAGGAGAATGTTCCCAGCAGGGACTGACTGGAAATATAATAACGCTGGCGTCAACTTGCTAATCAGGATTGTTCAAAAAGCATTTGGTCGCCCCCTTGCTGCGGTTATTGAAGAGAAGGTTCTAGCGCCGTATGGCCTCTCAGAAACTGGTTGGAGAAAGGAAAATAGAGAAAACCTCGTCTGGGTTAACGAAACCTACGCGGGAGAACAAGGGGGAGAAGCGAACCTTTTTGTTAGTACACGAGAATTGGGGCTTTGGGGATATTTACATCTAACTAAAGGGTACTTTCAAGGGAAACAAATACTGCCCGAATCAATCTTCGAAGAGGTAGTGAAAATCATTACTCCAACGACGCTTGATGAAACATTGCCGCGCAATGGATTCTTTTGGTGGGTACAGGATAGATCTCGCAATATGTCAGAACTAGGGGGACAACTTCCAAAGGGGTCTTTCCAATCCCTTGGCATATTTGGGAATGCTGTATTAGTTATACCTGAATTTAATGCAGTGGCGGTACGAATGTTGAATCAAACCGAGCGAAATCCAGCAGGTTATGATTATTTAAGAGACATCCAAACCTTTGGAAATATAGTTTCGAAATGTATCTTATCACAAAAAAACTGA